From Antedon mediterranea chromosome 9, ecAntMedi1.1, whole genome shotgun sequence, a single genomic window includes:
- the LOC140059203 gene encoding uncharacterized protein isoform X2 — MSSSQRRCCGGSHSQSECTTNEKSKRKMSRKREGNKLENDNSLALDLSKVENNNMLPQPKKSPRLNRTSERIPAVSTFRQKSTKIPNSGQIPKSTKLRHVMDNSLRKKTVARPHSSVAKVSNLTKDRSGWMRPGTAPLIKVTEPLPSTPLIEVTEPLPPTTLIEVTAPLPPTTPLIEVTAPFTAWSETELLEAIEKTSLLEDEDSQSVITDTSLLPCSTLNDDSEDDEQHKLKDPIQKLMEIPPDDGEYDTDLDEEFPAGQQKEYDSTGRTIYLEQCQAEGVDPISFVLRNFHQPKLQLCHRYMSARDIKPLAQALGSNSCIEDLDLNDNHLTDEGALAIAVMMRNNNYIHKLDLSDNVIGRKGAAAMSFMLESNYTLKKLCLSGNHLTDIDASILSNGLRTNGTLTELDLSYNEFGETGGVSLGLALAANDGLVYLDLRWNSLRGKGAVAIANALKVNTSLEVLDLSKNAVGLPGCIAFMRSLKVNHGLRILNLSHNHVNPQATQKLALGLKKNIRLEVLMLNSNPIGDEGIVALLKALVVNTSLKLLNLMDSIIAVSVINEFINKNQTQVIDKFYAVDEERTGFILATQFVTTLLEAGCDVRKSDLKKVLTILHLEDSHKISYRHILNGCSALCQDTRIGNTT, encoded by the exons ATGAGCTCATCACAGAGACGGTGCTGTGGAGGATCACATAGCCAATCAGAATGCACAAcaaatgaaaaaagtaaaagGAAAATGAGTCGAAAGAGAGAAGGAAATAAACTAGAAAATGACAACTCACTTGCATTAGATCTCAGCAAAGTTGAAAACAATAATATGTTACCACAACCAAAGAAGTCACCACGTCTAAACAGAACATCTGAAAGAATACCGGCGGTATCAACATTTAgacaaaaatcaacaaaaataccAAATTCGGGTCAAATACCAAAAAGTACAAAGTTGAGACATGTTATGGACAATTCCTTAAGGAAAAAAACAGTTGCGAGACCTCACAGCAGTGTCGCAAAGGTAAGTAACTTAACAAAGGACAGGTCAGGATGGATGCGACCTGGAACAGCTCCTCTGATTAAAGTGACAGAGCCATTACCATCAACCCCTCTGATAGAGGTGACGGAGCCATTGCCACCAACAACTCTGATAGAGGTGACAGCGCCATTGCCACCAACAACTCCTTTGATTGAGGTGACAGCGCCATTCACAGCTTGGTCAGAAACAGAGCTTCTAGAAGCAATCGAAAAAACAAGTCTTCTTGAAGATGAagattcacaatcagtaattaCAG ATACATCATTACTGCCTTGTTCAACATTGAATGATGATAGTGAAGACGACGAGCAACACAAACTTAAAGACCCGATTCAGAAGTTGATGGAAATTCCACCGGATGACGGAGAATATGACACCGATCTTGACGAAGAATTCCCTGCCG GTCAACAAAAGGAATACGACTCTACAGGACGTACCATCTATTTAGAGCAGTGTCAAGCTGAAG GAGTTGATCCGATATCATTTGTTCTGCGTAACTTCCATCAACCTAAATTGCAGTTATGTCATCGTTACATGTCCGCAAGAGATATTAAGCCTCTTGCGCAAGCTCTTGGG AGTAACTCATGTATAGAAGATTTAGACTTGAATGACAACCATCTAACTGATGAGGGCGCTTTAGCTATTGCTGTTATGATGCGAAACAACAACTACATTCACAAATtg GATTTATCGGACAATGTGATTGGTCGAAAAGGTGCAGCGGCAATGTCGTTCATGTTAGAGAGTAACTACACACTTAAGAAGCTGTGCTTAAGTGGCAATCACTTAACAGATATTGATGCCTCGATTCTGTCCAATGGTCTAAGAACCAATGGCACACTAACGGAGCTGGACTTAAGTTACAATGAATTTGGAGAGACTGGTGGTGTGAGTCTAGGACTTGCTTTG gcAGCTAACGATGGCTTAGTTTACCTCGACTTAAGGTGGAACAGTTTACGTGGAAAGGGAGCAGTAGCAATAGCCAATGCACTAAAG GTGAACACAAGTCTTGAAGtattagatttgtctaaaaatGCAGTTGGTTTGCCGGGCTGTATAGCCTTTATGAGGTCATTAAAGGTCAACCATGGCCTCCGTATTCTCAACTTAAG cCATAATCATGTGAACCCCCAAGCTACTCAAAAACTTGCACTTGGTTTGAAGAAAAACATTAGGCTTGAGGTGTTAATG ttGAACAGTAACCCAATTGGAGATGAAGGAATTGTTGCTTTGCTGAAAGCTCTCGTTGTGAACACATCTCTCAAACTGCTCAACCTCATG GACAGCATAATTGCTGTGAGTGTGATTAATGAGTTCATTAACAAGAACCAGACGCAAGTGATAGATAAATTTTACGCAGTGGATGAAGAGAGAACAGGTTTCATTTTAGCAACTCAGTTTGTAACAACTCTTCTTGAAGCAGGATGCGACGTCAGAAAA TCTGATTTGAAGAAAGTGTTGACCATTCTTCACCTTGAAGATTCTCATAAAATCTCTTACAG GCATATTTTAAATGGCTGTTCAGCGCTTTGTCAAGATACACGTATTGGAAATACAACATGA
- the LOC140059203 gene encoding uncharacterized protein isoform X1 — protein MSSSQRRCCGGSHSQSECTTNEKSKRKMSRKREGNKLENDNSLALDLSKVENNNMLPQPKKSPRLNRTSERIPAVSTFRQKSTKIPNSGQIPKSTKLRHVMDNSLRKKTVARPHSSVAKVSNLTKDRSGWMRPGTAPLIKVTEPLPSTPLIEVTEPLPPTTLIEVTAPLPPTTPLIEVTAPFTAWSETELLEAIEKTSLLEDEDSQSVITDTSLLPCSTLNDDSEDDEQHKLKDPIQKLMEIPPDDGEYDTDLDEEFPAGQQKEYDSTGRTIYLEQCQAEGVDPISFVLRNFHQPKLQLCHRYMSARDIKPLAQALGSNSCIEDLDLNDNHLTDEGALAIAVMMRNNNYIHKLDLSDNVIGRKGAAAMSFMLESNYTLKKLCLSGNHLTDIDASILSNGLRTNGTLTELDLSYNEFGETGGVSLGLALAANDGLVYLDLRWNSLRGKGAVAIANALKVNTSLEVLDLSKNAVGLPGCIAFMRSLKVNHGLRILNLSHNHVNPQATQKLALGLKKNIRLEVLMLNSNPIGDEGIVALLKALVVNTSLKLLNLMDFSVSKSVHEKLKEIQEDRDVFIICRDPQRNKPDSKDSIIAVSVINEFINKNQTQVIDKFYAVDEERTGFILATQFVTTLLEAGCDVRKSDLKKVLTILHLEDSHKISYRHILNGCSALCQDTRIGNTT, from the exons ATGAGCTCATCACAGAGACGGTGCTGTGGAGGATCACATAGCCAATCAGAATGCACAAcaaatgaaaaaagtaaaagGAAAATGAGTCGAAAGAGAGAAGGAAATAAACTAGAAAATGACAACTCACTTGCATTAGATCTCAGCAAAGTTGAAAACAATAATATGTTACCACAACCAAAGAAGTCACCACGTCTAAACAGAACATCTGAAAGAATACCGGCGGTATCAACATTTAgacaaaaatcaacaaaaataccAAATTCGGGTCAAATACCAAAAAGTACAAAGTTGAGACATGTTATGGACAATTCCTTAAGGAAAAAAACAGTTGCGAGACCTCACAGCAGTGTCGCAAAGGTAAGTAACTTAACAAAGGACAGGTCAGGATGGATGCGACCTGGAACAGCTCCTCTGATTAAAGTGACAGAGCCATTACCATCAACCCCTCTGATAGAGGTGACGGAGCCATTGCCACCAACAACTCTGATAGAGGTGACAGCGCCATTGCCACCAACAACTCCTTTGATTGAGGTGACAGCGCCATTCACAGCTTGGTCAGAAACAGAGCTTCTAGAAGCAATCGAAAAAACAAGTCTTCTTGAAGATGAagattcacaatcagtaattaCAG ATACATCATTACTGCCTTGTTCAACATTGAATGATGATAGTGAAGACGACGAGCAACACAAACTTAAAGACCCGATTCAGAAGTTGATGGAAATTCCACCGGATGACGGAGAATATGACACCGATCTTGACGAAGAATTCCCTGCCG GTCAACAAAAGGAATACGACTCTACAGGACGTACCATCTATTTAGAGCAGTGTCAAGCTGAAG GAGTTGATCCGATATCATTTGTTCTGCGTAACTTCCATCAACCTAAATTGCAGTTATGTCATCGTTACATGTCCGCAAGAGATATTAAGCCTCTTGCGCAAGCTCTTGGG AGTAACTCATGTATAGAAGATTTAGACTTGAATGACAACCATCTAACTGATGAGGGCGCTTTAGCTATTGCTGTTATGATGCGAAACAACAACTACATTCACAAATtg GATTTATCGGACAATGTGATTGGTCGAAAAGGTGCAGCGGCAATGTCGTTCATGTTAGAGAGTAACTACACACTTAAGAAGCTGTGCTTAAGTGGCAATCACTTAACAGATATTGATGCCTCGATTCTGTCCAATGGTCTAAGAACCAATGGCACACTAACGGAGCTGGACTTAAGTTACAATGAATTTGGAGAGACTGGTGGTGTGAGTCTAGGACTTGCTTTG gcAGCTAACGATGGCTTAGTTTACCTCGACTTAAGGTGGAACAGTTTACGTGGAAAGGGAGCAGTAGCAATAGCCAATGCACTAAAG GTGAACACAAGTCTTGAAGtattagatttgtctaaaaatGCAGTTGGTTTGCCGGGCTGTATAGCCTTTATGAGGTCATTAAAGGTCAACCATGGCCTCCGTATTCTCAACTTAAG cCATAATCATGTGAACCCCCAAGCTACTCAAAAACTTGCACTTGGTTTGAAGAAAAACATTAGGCTTGAGGTGTTAATG ttGAACAGTAACCCAATTGGAGATGAAGGAATTGTTGCTTTGCTGAAAGCTCTCGTTGTGAACACATCTCTCAAACTGCTCAACCTCATG GATTTTTCAGTTTCCAAGTCAGTTCACGAAAAGCTGAAAGAAATTCAAGAAGATCgagatgtttttattatttgtcgAGACCCACAACGTAACAAACCTGATAGCAAG GACAGCATAATTGCTGTGAGTGTGATTAATGAGTTCATTAACAAGAACCAGACGCAAGTGATAGATAAATTTTACGCAGTGGATGAAGAGAGAACAGGTTTCATTTTAGCAACTCAGTTTGTAACAACTCTTCTTGAAGCAGGATGCGACGTCAGAAAA TCTGATTTGAAGAAAGTGTTGACCATTCTTCACCTTGAAGATTCTCATAAAATCTCTTACAG GCATATTTTAAATGGCTGTTCAGCGCTTTGTCAAGATACACGTATTGGAAATACAACATGA
- the LOC140059202 gene encoding dynamin-1-like protein isoform X2, producing the protein MTGTNKGISPEPINLKIYSTKVLNLTLVDLPGLTKVPVGDQPEDIEHQVRSIILKYISNPNSIILAVTAANTDLATSEALKLAKEVDPDGRRTLAVITKLDLMDAGTDAVDVLCGRVIPVKLGIIGIVNRSQMDINNKKSIDEASRDESAFLQRKYPALANRNGTMFLAKTLNRLLMHHIRDCLPDLKTRVNVLASQFQQLLQSFGEPVEDEAQTLLQITTKFASEYCATIEGTSKNIEISELCGGARICYIFHETFGRTLSGIDPLGGLKTIDILTAIRNATGPRPALFVPEVSFELLVKRQIRRLEEPSLRCVELVHEEMQRIIQHCGTQEMLRFPKLHDRIVEVVTRLLRQRLPTTNTMVENIVGIELAYINTKHPDFVDAAVINALAHQSNDVKKHRVDVVSSSEQLEKDRQLAKAAAAQLSISDGQKESDRAWGSFWKAGPRSGTPTDSPHKEAKQPTLNLLSDEPTLPSARKLSNKEQKDVDVIKKLINSYFLIVRKNIQDSVPKAIMHFLVNYVRDQLQSELVGKLYKQEQISTLLKESELMVQRRREAAKMLGALQKASQIIAEVRETHMW; encoded by the exons ATGACAGGGACAAATAAG GGCATTTCACCTGAGCCTATCAACCTTAAGATCTACTCCACCAAGGTACTTAACCTGACACTGGTGGATTTACCTGGACTTACTAAG GTGCCTGTAGGTGATCAACCAGAAGACATTGAGCACCAAGTGCGCTCAATTATACTTAAGTACATCAGTAATCCCAACTCAATAATCTTAGCGGTTACAGCCGCTAACACGGACCTTGCTACGTCAGAAGCGCTCAAACTAGCTAAAGAGGTCGACCCTGACG gTCGTCGGACATTGGCAGTGATAACTAAATTGGATTTGATGGATGCTGGCACAGACGCAGTTGATGTTTTATGTGGACGAG TGATTCCTGTTAAGCTGGGTATAATTGGTATTGTTAATAGAAGTCAGATGGACATTAATAACAAAAAG AGCATAGACGAAGCCAGTAGAGATGAGTCAGCATTTTTACAGAGAAAGTATCCAGCTTTAGCCAATAGAAATGGAACAATGTTTCTTGCAAAAACTTTAAATAGa CTTTTAATGCATCACATTAGAGACTGCCTACCTGACCTCAAGACAAGGGTCAATGTGTTAGCCTCCCAGTTCCAGCAGTTGCTGCAGTCATTTGGAGAACCTGTTGAGGATGAGGCCCAGACTCTGTTACAGATCACAACAAAGTTTGCCTCGGAATATTGTGCAACCATTGAAGGAACCTCAAAGAATATTGAAATTTCAGAACT aTGTGGTGGTGCTcgtatatgttatatttttcatGAAACGTTTGGTCGTACGTTGAGTGGTATTGATCCTCTTGGTGGTCTTAAGACTATTGATATATTAACAGCCATTAGGAACGCTACG GGACCAAGACCCGCTTTATTTGTACCAGAGGTCTCATTTGAATTACTAGTAAAAAGACAGATTCGTCGTTTAGAAGAGCCTAGCTTACGGTGCGTCGAGCTTGTTCACGAAGAGATGCAGCGAATCATTCAACATTGCGGTACGCAAGAGATGTTACGATTTCCCAAGCTTCATGATCGCATCGTAGAAGTTGTCACAAGACTGCTGAGACAAAGGCTGCCTACTACAAACACTATG GTTGAAAATATTGTGGGTATTGAGCTGGCATACATAAACACAAAACACCCTGACTTCGTTGATGCTGCGGTAATCAACGCCCTCGCTCATCAAAGCAATGATGTAAAAAAACATCGTGTTGATGTGGTGTCATCGAGTGAACAGCTTGAGAAAGATAGGCAGCTTGCAAAGGCAGCGGCAGCACAGCTTTCAATTTCAGATGGTCAGAAAGAAAGTGACCGAGCTTGGGGTTCATTTTGGAAGGCTGGACCTCGGTCAGGTACCCCTACAGACAGCCCTCACAAGGAGGCTAAACAACCTACTCTTAATCTTCTGTCAGATGAG ccAACTTTACCTTCTGCAAGAAAACTATCAAATAAAGAACAGAAGGATGTGGATGTAATAA AGAAGCTCATCAACAGCTATTTTCTAATTGTGCGTAAAAACATCCAAGACAGTGTACCAAAAGCTATCATGCATTTCTTGGTGAACTATGTACGAGACCAATTACAAAGTGAGCTGGTTggtaaattatataaacaagAACAAATAAGTACGCTACTAAAAGAGTCTGAGCTCATGGTTCAAAGGAGACGAGAAGCGGCAAAGATGTTAGGG gcATTGCAAAAGGCAAGTCAGATCATAGCGGAGGTACGAGAAACGCATATGTGGTAG
- the LOC140059202 gene encoding dynamin-1-like protein isoform X1: protein MEALIPVINKLQDVFNTVGSDTIQLPQIVVIGTQSSGKSSVLESLVGRDFLPRGNGIVTRRPTILQLVHIDPEDRKSVLEGDEELEAEEWGKFLHTKNKIYTDFEEIKNELEAETERMTGTNKGISPEPINLKIYSTKVLNLTLVDLPGLTKVPVGDQPEDIEHQVRSIILKYISNPNSIILAVTAANTDLATSEALKLAKEVDPDGRRTLAVITKLDLMDAGTDAVDVLCGRVIPVKLGIIGIVNRSQMDINNKKSIDEASRDESAFLQRKYPALANRNGTMFLAKTLNRLLMHHIRDCLPDLKTRVNVLASQFQQLLQSFGEPVEDEAQTLLQITTKFASEYCATIEGTSKNIEISELCGGARICYIFHETFGRTLSGIDPLGGLKTIDILTAIRNATGPRPALFVPEVSFELLVKRQIRRLEEPSLRCVELVHEEMQRIIQHCGTQEMLRFPKLHDRIVEVVTRLLRQRLPTTNTMVENIVGIELAYINTKHPDFVDAAVINALAHQSNDVKKHRVDVVSSSEQLEKDRQLAKAAAAQLSISDGQKESDRAWGSFWKAGPRSGTPTDSPHKEAKQPTLNLLSDEPTLPSARKLSNKEQKDVDVIKKLINSYFLIVRKNIQDSVPKAIMHFLVNYVRDQLQSELVGKLYKQEQISTLLKESELMVQRRREAAKMLGALQKASQIIAEVRETHMW, encoded by the exons ATGGAAGCGTTAATTCCTGTGATAAATAAGCTTCAAGATGTGTTCAACACAGTTGGTTCAGATACAATTCAATTACCACAAATTGTTGTTATTGGGACCCAG aGTAGTGGCAAAAGTTCTGTATTAGAAAGTCTGGTTGGACGTGATTTTCTTCCAAGAG gAAATGGAATTGTTACAAGAAGACCAACAATCTTACAATTGGTTCACATAGATCCAGAAGATAGAAAATCAGTATTAGAAGGAGATG aaGAGTTAGAAGCGGAAGAATGGGGTAAATTCTTgcacacaaaaaacaaaatttacacagattttgaagaaataaaaaatgaattagaaGCGGAAACCGAGAGAATGACAGGGACAAATAAG GGCATTTCACCTGAGCCTATCAACCTTAAGATCTACTCCACCAAGGTACTTAACCTGACACTGGTGGATTTACCTGGACTTACTAAG GTGCCTGTAGGTGATCAACCAGAAGACATTGAGCACCAAGTGCGCTCAATTATACTTAAGTACATCAGTAATCCCAACTCAATAATCTTAGCGGTTACAGCCGCTAACACGGACCTTGCTACGTCAGAAGCGCTCAAACTAGCTAAAGAGGTCGACCCTGACG gTCGTCGGACATTGGCAGTGATAACTAAATTGGATTTGATGGATGCTGGCACAGACGCAGTTGATGTTTTATGTGGACGAG TGATTCCTGTTAAGCTGGGTATAATTGGTATTGTTAATAGAAGTCAGATGGACATTAATAACAAAAAG AGCATAGACGAAGCCAGTAGAGATGAGTCAGCATTTTTACAGAGAAAGTATCCAGCTTTAGCCAATAGAAATGGAACAATGTTTCTTGCAAAAACTTTAAATAGa CTTTTAATGCATCACATTAGAGACTGCCTACCTGACCTCAAGACAAGGGTCAATGTGTTAGCCTCCCAGTTCCAGCAGTTGCTGCAGTCATTTGGAGAACCTGTTGAGGATGAGGCCCAGACTCTGTTACAGATCACAACAAAGTTTGCCTCGGAATATTGTGCAACCATTGAAGGAACCTCAAAGAATATTGAAATTTCAGAACT aTGTGGTGGTGCTcgtatatgttatatttttcatGAAACGTTTGGTCGTACGTTGAGTGGTATTGATCCTCTTGGTGGTCTTAAGACTATTGATATATTAACAGCCATTAGGAACGCTACG GGACCAAGACCCGCTTTATTTGTACCAGAGGTCTCATTTGAATTACTAGTAAAAAGACAGATTCGTCGTTTAGAAGAGCCTAGCTTACGGTGCGTCGAGCTTGTTCACGAAGAGATGCAGCGAATCATTCAACATTGCGGTACGCAAGAGATGTTACGATTTCCCAAGCTTCATGATCGCATCGTAGAAGTTGTCACAAGACTGCTGAGACAAAGGCTGCCTACTACAAACACTATG GTTGAAAATATTGTGGGTATTGAGCTGGCATACATAAACACAAAACACCCTGACTTCGTTGATGCTGCGGTAATCAACGCCCTCGCTCATCAAAGCAATGATGTAAAAAAACATCGTGTTGATGTGGTGTCATCGAGTGAACAGCTTGAGAAAGATAGGCAGCTTGCAAAGGCAGCGGCAGCACAGCTTTCAATTTCAGATGGTCAGAAAGAAAGTGACCGAGCTTGGGGTTCATTTTGGAAGGCTGGACCTCGGTCAGGTACCCCTACAGACAGCCCTCACAAGGAGGCTAAACAACCTACTCTTAATCTTCTGTCAGATGAG ccAACTTTACCTTCTGCAAGAAAACTATCAAATAAAGAACAGAAGGATGTGGATGTAATAA AGAAGCTCATCAACAGCTATTTTCTAATTGTGCGTAAAAACATCCAAGACAGTGTACCAAAAGCTATCATGCATTTCTTGGTGAACTATGTACGAGACCAATTACAAAGTGAGCTGGTTggtaaattatataaacaagAACAAATAAGTACGCTACTAAAAGAGTCTGAGCTCATGGTTCAAAGGAGACGAGAAGCGGCAAAGATGTTAGGG gcATTGCAAAAGGCAAGTCAGATCATAGCGGAGGTACGAGAAACGCATATGTGGTAG